From a region of the Podospora pseudopauciseta strain CBS 411.78 chromosome 7 map unlocalized CBS411.78m_7, whole genome shotgun sequence genome:
- the POP3 gene encoding RNase P and RNase MRP subunit (COG:S; EggNog:ENOG503P6KZ), with protein MERKRIVHTLDTPFSVVEWPQISQEDQDVILELLCHLLSPLGTHRRLFVTPSKGMRDRKRKRAQDEDPVPPTPELAGYVDVGLSHISRTLQTMSGKDAKPYSVVFVARSGQSSAFHCHFPQMVALASRSQPPEKAVRLVGISKACEDKLSAALGIPRVSSIALREDAPQAKGLVDFVREHVKPVEVAWLKEARAGQYLDTKIDAVPTKIGVKKKA; from the exons ATGGAACGCAAAAGAATTGTCCACACGTTGGACACCCCATTTTCTGTCGTCGAGTG GCCACAAATAAGTCAAGAAGACCAAGATGTGATTTTGGAGCTCCTCTGCCA TTTGCTTTCGCCTCTTGGGACTCATCGAAGATTATTCGTCACGCCATCAAAAGGCATGAGAGATCGAAAACGCAAGCGTGCCCAAGATGAAGACCCTGTTCCCCCAACTCCGGAGCTTGCTGGATACGTAGACGTGGGCCTGTCTCATATCTCCAGGACTCTCCAAACCATGTCTGGCAAGGACGCGAAGCCGTACAGCGTCGTCTTCGTGGCCCGGTCTGGTCAGTCGTCCGCGTTTCACTGCCATTTTCCTCAGATGGTTGCGCTCGCTTCTCGGTCTCAGCCGCCAGAAAAGGCTGTCAGGTTGGTTGGTATCTCCAAGGCATGTGAGGACAAACTGAGCGCAGCCCTGGGCATCCCTCGAGTTTCCAGCATAGCTCTGCGAGAAGATGCTCCGCAGGCCAAAGGTCTTGTGGACTTTGTGCGAGAGCACGTCAAGCCAGTTGAGGTTGCATGGCTCAAAGAGGCCCGAGCAGGCCAATATCTCGACACCAAAATCGACGCCGTGCCTACCAAGATAGgcgtcaagaagaaggcttgA
- a CDS encoding uncharacterized protein (EggNog:ENOG503NW0S; COG:C): protein MPSSLTRSLPRGLTGSSPRQLSLSTSLAPTSLVSSRNFSFKKGPPTKEKVIILGSGWAGYSLARTLSPTKYDRIIISPRPYFVFTPLLASTSVGTLEFRTILEPVRRLPGGNINFYQGWADDIDFSRKTITVETNAAEEAASKTVVPPPGGQIPLRDKGEVIEVQYDKLIIACGAYSQTFGIEGVREHAHFLRDIGDARRVRLRVLSLFEQCSYPSSSSPNSNGHVLTDDDKRALLHFAVVGGGPTGIEWAAELHDFIRDDLGKMYPELMRFVKITVYDVAPKVLPMFDKALADYAMGHFARQGIEVKTEHHLEKIRLADGKLGRRHGAVRIKIREVEENGGEVGAGMVVWSTGLMANPLIAKLAEKEVVVSKSKNPMTGEVLERRRLVRDKRSGGLVVDGYMRALSVDADAKFEEGNELEKKPLDGVYVIGDCSFIENDPLPKTAQVAAQEAQYLAKELNKGISPGQDGKEFKFRNWGTMTYLGGWKAIHQSKADELKGWVAWVLWRGAYLTKAMSWRNKLLVPIYWVISWIFGRGISRF, encoded by the exons ATGCCCTCTTCCCTCACCCGGTCCCTCCCACGGGGGCTGACCGGCTCCTCACCCCGTCAACTCTCCCTTTCAACCTCTCTAGCTCCCACCTCTTTAGTCTCCTCCCGGAACTTTAGCTTCAAGAAAG GCCCCCCCACCAAAGAAAAGGTAATCATCCTCGGCTCCGGCTGGGCAGGCTACTCCCTAGCccgcaccctctcccccaccaaatACGACCGCATCATAATCTCCCCCCGCCCCTACTTCgtcttcacccccctcctcgcctccaccTCGGTCGGCACCCTCGAGTTCCGCACCATCCTCGAGCCCGtccgccgcctccccggTGGCAACATCAACTTCTACCAAGGCTGGGCAGACGACATTGACTTCTCCCGCAAGACCATCACCGTCGAGACCAAcgccgccgaggaagccGCCTCCAAAACTGTCGTCCCACCCCCCGGAGGGCAAATCCCGCTCCGGGACAAGGGAGAGGTTATCGAGGTCCAGTACGACAAGCTGATCATTGCGTGCGGAGCCTACAGCCAGACGTTTGGGATTGAGGGGGTAAGGGAGCATGCCCATTTCCTGAGGGATATCGGTGATGCTAGGAGGGTGAGGCTACGGGTGTTGAGCCTGTTTGAGCAGTGCTCTtaccccagcagcagcagccccaacagcaacgggCATGTTCTTACCGATGATGACAAGAGGGCTTTGCTACACTTTGCCGTTGTGGGGGGCGGTCCGACGGGGATCGAATGGGCGGCTGAGCTCCACGATTTTATCCGTGACGATTTGGGAAAGATGTACCCCGAGCTGATGCGCTTTGTCAAAATCACGGTTTATGATGTCGCGCCAAAGGTGCTGCCGATGTTTGACAAGGCTTTGGCGGATTATGCGATGGGGCATTTTGCCAGGCAGGGGATCGAGGTCAAGACGGAGCACCATCTGGAAAAGATCAGGCTTGCGGATGGGAAGTTGGGAAGACGGCATGGGGCGGTGCGGATCAAGATTAGGGAAGTCGAGgagaatgggggggaggttggggcggggatggtggtttggAGTACGGGGTTGATGGCTAATCCTCTGATTGCAAAGttggctgagaaggaggtggtggtgagtaaGAGTAAGAATCCGATGacgggggaggtgctggagaggaggaggttggttaGGGACAAGAGgagtggggggttggtggtggatgggtaTATGAGGGCTTTGAGCGTGGATGCTGATGCTAAGTTTGAGGAAGGAAAtgagttggagaagaagccgTTGGATGGGGTGTACGTCATTGGAGATTGCAGTTTTATCGAGAATGACCCCCTCCCAAAGACGGCGCAGGTTGCTGCTCAGGAGGCGCAGTATCTGGCTAAGGAGCTGAACAAGGGGATTTCACCAGGTCAGGACGGGAAGGAGTTCAAGTTCAGGAATTGGGGGACGATGACGTATCTGGGTGGGTGGAAGGCCATTCACCAGAGCAAGGCCGATGAGCTCAAGGGGTGGGTGGCATGGGTCCTTTGGAGGGGAGCCTATCTCACCAAGGCGATGTCGTGGAGGAATAAGTTGCTCGTGCCGATTTACTGGGTAATCTCCTGGATCTTTGGACGGGGTATCAGCCGATTCTAA
- the BUD4 gene encoding Bud site selection protein bud4 (COG:U; EggNog:ENOG503NYU9), with amino-acid sequence MSKMEQEDPVQPLRLSKGSNGSAPSPQSTRPSGIPRPLSEISPHERRRNSPSWNQATQKPATMTDSSPFQSSPLENVTSPRLFWQNRSFNSDERTGSPTRRSSIERLQKASRVKNSNLRALEQKEEYDPAKIPDIQRPLSKIQGNNFGGGGVNGFQGRPLFGHGKSQSTTSIPILNPPSLTKAATMPISTSPIRPTTPSKESGSPLKSSLSSNRFKSSFDHETGMWSDISGDERRLPEGKSLHRHAKSVTFDQAPPQVNEYEMATPAPSSIGSNSREGSYDSTDEDDDDDHYMIHNMDQDDSFDASLEDTDKTPVVGPDDWRHNNHEDPFDRSPMPDDMPPVPRPHHQRTDSLASNGESRPLPPLPGMDGTSRSLPSPPSASKLEAQGLGNSRMPLEERLKLMMLSDDGKSAAEQQRERRMRRAGARGSQTPDHESKSPVVQPQEDEEELDTVGELSGLDEYQLPPRISRESILRRVNGNKALDRESDYNFSSPAVGMSPGRQVYDPDVPIPSTEDNVSVLGDEPVSVLDDESDYDSDQGSVIIKRDPADQESDLYSIPDTYERSEVTDDYSSDYDSDSRFDEESQYSEGTDLHVTKSSQTQEDDQVPTPRATTPVDEPTPLVQETEKALPEAPKENRLSRGLEASLLPKPEEKEAVPGPEKASQPEPLPQPEKRPLTPELQLRRSLTKPEYDGTGWGEDEFEESDPGTPESVIHRPMPDSDDEEARASPAIPEQIATIKSASGSKLKTRPSATPADLATMREARRQVSREVPPIPDRHRNRLSVNMDNELAPPAEDDYMDRHPSFKKRSLTLDLDLGLSLDKDFDRVIEAQKRGYLMRQNTKVITASDKMTEDFRARSAGNSPTKAAQRPQSWTVEPWNSQPARKRSFKKKPSNLGASGPVPPLPGQESNAAAVATQSGNDEDVGAELSPGDENGERGRLFVKVMGVKDLDLPIPKNERTWFSLTLDNGVHCVTTAWLELARNAPIGQEFELVVPNDLEFQLTLNVKLEKPVEKPVAKALPSPTKLSKPKTSAFSRVFASPKKRKEMELRQRQAEEEERLAAQREAQARQMKSQPTAWDLLSPLAADDGSFARAYVCLKDHESKCFGRPYLVDVAAFNEWAMEDAGFASSVKSKRGNMGPGSVVRRAPYKIGKLELQLLFVPRPKGATDEDMPKSMNSCIREMKAAEERLARCWEGHLSQQGGDCPYWRRRYFKLVGTKLTAYHEATRQPRATINLANAKRLIDDRRTLMEKETLGKGGKRRRSAFAEDEEGYMFVEEGFRIRFNNGELIDFYADTAEDKEGWMKVLGEVVGKEVVPGDGVDDVVGSVVAGGGGGSKMKGKWCELVMKREEQLKRKESASQGGGGRRVHSRTKSALT; translated from the exons ATGAGCAAAATGGAGCAAGAGGACCCT GTACAGCCATTGCGCCTCTCCAAGGGGAGCAACGGCAGCGCGCCATCTCCTCAGTCGACTCGACCCAGCGGAATCCCTCGTCCGCTTTCCGAGATCTCACCCCACGAGAGACGTAGAAACTCTCCCAGCTGGAACCAGGCGACCCAG AAACCAGCGACAATGACGGATTCTTCGCCATTCCAGTCGTCGCCCCTGGAGAACGTCACATCGCCCCGTCTCTTCTGGCAGAACCGCAGCTTCAACTCGGACGAGCGCACTGGCTCACCCACCCGCCGCTCATCCATCGAACGATTGCAAAAGGCTTCCCGCGTCAAGAACAGCAATCTCCGGGCCCTggagcagaaggaggagtaCGACCCAGCCAAAATCCCCGATATCCAACGCCCTCTCTCTAAGATTCAGGGGAACAactttggcggcggcggcgtcaaTGGTTTTCAGGGACGACCACTATTTGGCCACGGCAAGAGCcagagcaccaccagcatccCTATCCTGAACCCGCCCTCCCTGACGAAAGCAGCAACGATGCCGATTTCCACCTCGCCCATCCGGCCGACAACGCCCAGCAAGGAGTCCGGATCACCGTTGAAATCCTCTCTCTCGTCAAATCGATTCAAGAGCAGCTTTGATCATGAGACAGGAATGTGGTCCGATATATCTGGAGACGAGCGTCGTCTGCCCGAGGGCAAGTCGCTGCACCGCCATGCAAAGAGCGTCACTTTCGATCAAGCGCCTCCTCAAGTCAACGAGTACGAGATGGCCACCCCCGCTCCTTCTTCGATCGGCAGCAACTCGAGGGAGGGCAGCTATGATTCcaccgacgaggacgatgacgatgaccaTTACATGATTCATAACATGGACCAAGACGACAGCTTTGACGCGTCACTGGAGGATACCGACAAGACGCCTGTGGTGGGTCCCGATGACTGGAGGCACAACAATCACGAGGATCCGTTTGACAGAAGCCCAATGCCGGATGATATGCCGCCCGTCCCTAGACCCCATCATCAGCGCACTGATTCGTTGGCCTCCAATGGGGAAAGCCGCCCGTTGCCACCTCTCCCTGGCATGGACGGGACTTCAAGAAgcctcccttctcctccctccgctTCCAAATTGGAGGCTCAGGGTCTTGGTAACAGCAGGATGCCTCTGGAGGAGCGGTTGAAGCTTATGATGCTTTCTGACGATGGCAAGTCTGCGGCCGAGCAGCAACGTGAGCGCCGCATGCGCCGTGCTGGTGCCCGTGGTAGCCAGACACCCGATCACGAGTCTAAGAGCCCCGTTGTTCAGCCACaggaagacgaagaggagcTTGACACTGTTGGCGAGCTTTCGGGCCTCGACGAGTACCAGCTGCCTCCGCGCATTTCTCGCGAGTCCATCCTCCGACGTGTTAATGGCAACAAGGCGCTGGACCGCGAGTCCGACTACAACTTTTCATCACCCGCCGTTGGCATGTCTCCCGGCCGCCAAGTTTACGACCCCGACGTTCCCATTCCCAGCACCGAGGACAATGTTTCTGTTCTCGGCGACGAGCCAGTCTCTGTTTTGGATGATGAGTCGGATTACGACTCGGATCAAGGAAGCGTCATCATCAAGCGCGATCCTGCTGATCAGGAGTCTGACCTGTACTCGATTCCCGACACGTACGAACGGTCCGAGGTCACTGACGACTATTCTTCTGACTATGACAGCGACAGTCGGTTTGATGAGGAAAGCCAGTACTCCGAGGGGACGGACCTGCATGTGACCAAGTCATCACAAACCCAGGAGGATGATCAGGTTCCTACCCCCAGGGCAACTACTCCGGTGGATGAGCCCACTCCTCTGGTTCAAGAAACCGAGAAGGCGCTCCCCGAGGCGCCCAAGGAAAACCGCCTGTCTAGGGGGTTGGAGGCTTCCTTGTTGCCCAAGCCtgaagagaaggaggctgTTCCCGGGCCGGAGAAGGCTTCGCAACCCGAGCCCCTGCCACAGCCTGAGAAGAGGCCTCTTACCCCGGAGCTGCAGCTCAGACGATCTCTTACCAAGCCCGAGTACGACGGGACCGGGTGGGGAGAAGATGAGTTTGAGGAGTCCGATCCGGGCACTCCGGAATCGGTCATCCACCGGCCCATGCCAGACAGCGATGACGAAGAAGCTAGAGCCTCACCGGCCATTCCCGAGCAGATCGCGACCATCAAGTCCGCCTCTGGTTCCAAGCTCAAGACCAGGCCTTCTGCCACACCAGCTGACCTGGCCACCATGCGCGAGGCGCGCAGGCAAGTCAGTCGGGAGgttccccccatccccgacCGCCACAGGAACAGGCTCTCTGTCAACATGGACAACGAGCTGGCACCCCCCGCCGAGGACGACTACATGGACCGTCACCCGAGCTTTAAGAAGCGGAGCCTGACACTGGATCTCGACCTTGGCCTTAGCCTAGACAAGGACTTTGACCGGGTGATCGAAGCACAAAAG CGCGGGTACCTCATGCGGCAGAACACAAAGGTCATCACTGCCAGTGATAAGATGACGGAGGACTTCAGGGCTCGGTCGGCGGGGAATAGCCCGACCAAGGCGGCGCAGAGGCCGCAGAGCTGGACGGTGGAGCCGTGGAACAGCCAGCCGGCTCGGAAGAGGAgcttcaagaagaagccaagTAACTTGGGCGCTTCCGGGCCTGTTCCCCCGCTGCCTGGTCAGGAGAgtaatgctgctgctgtcgcgACGCAGAGCGGGAACGACGAGGATGTGGGTGCGGAGCTGAGCCCGGGTGATGAaaatggggagaggggaaggcTCTTTGTTAAAGTGATGGGGGTCAAGGATCTGGATTTGCCTATTCCTAAaa ATGAACGAACCTGGTTCAGTCTCACGCTCGACAACGGAGTCCACTGCGTGACGACGGCCTGGCTGGAACTGGCCCGCAACGCGCCCATCGGACAAGAATTCGAATTGGTTGTCCCCAACGACTTGGAGTTCCAGCTGACGTTGAACGTCAAGCTGGAGAAGCCGGTCGAGAAGCCCGTGGCCAAGGCACTGCCGTCGCCTACTAAGCTCAGCAAACCCAAGACGTCGGCCTTTTCCAGGGTGTTTGCCTCgcccaagaagaggaaggagatggagctCCGGCAAAGGcaggcagaggaggaagagaggctTGCCGCTCAGCGGGAGGCGCAGGCGAGACAGATGAAGAGCCAGCCTACGGCGTGGGACTTGCTGAGCCCGCTGGCGGCGGACGATGGCTCTTTTGCCAGGGCGTACGTCTGCCTCAAGGACCACGAGAGCAAGTGTTTTGGCAGGCCCTATCTCGTCGACGTGGCGGCGTTCAACGAGTGGGCGATGGAGGACGCGGGTTTTGCGTCTAGTGTTAAGAGCAAGAGGGGGAACATGGGACCCGGCTCTGTCGTGAGGCGGGCACCGTACAAGATTGGAAAGCTGGAGCTGCAGCTGTTGTTTGTGCCGAGGCCCAAGGGGGCGACGGATGAGGACATGCCGAAATCTATGAACAGCTGTATCAGGGAGATGAAGGCtgcggaggagaggttggcgaggtgCTGGGAGGGGCATCTCAGTCAGCAGGGCGGGGATTGTCCCtactggaggaggaggtattTCAAGCTTGTCGGGACAAAGTTGACGGCTTACCACGAGGCTACGAGGCAGCCCAGGGCCACGATTAATTTGGCGAATGCCAAGAGGTTGATCGATGATCGGAGGACGctgatggagaaggagacgcttgggaaggggggcaagaggaggaggagcgcgtttgcggaggatgaggaggggtacatgtttgtggaggaggggttcaGGATCAGGTTCAACAACGGGGAGTTGATTGACTTTTATGCAGACACGgccgaggacaaggaggGGTGGATGAAGGtgcttggggaggtggtggggaaggaggtggtgccCGGGgacggggtggatgatgttgttggctctgtggtggcgggaggggggggagggtcgAAGATGAAGGGGAAGTGGTGcgagttggtgatgaagagggaggagcagcTGAAGCGAAAGGAGTCGGCTAGCCAGGGGGGTggcgggaggagggtgcATTCTAGGACTAAGAGTGCTTTGACTTGA
- a CDS encoding uncharacterized protein (EggNog:ENOG503P9WK; COG:S) yields the protein MHHHRRKSGNTSMTDVRKATVGASDPNYRKHSSRPTTMTRRITPQSAPKLGRSREDRERELDDERWWDEERESFPQYCMVCEKQFIPADDQNLYCSETCRYDDQVSASTAPSRGSHPPTQYPFYSGAPEPRDIVPRASPSRPSSTHFSPPSTAVNALKASLYIRPPSPTSPMMGTSHSGVWSFGRGTATSPDNSYTKPTSSYFSTTYDGAYYDHYGSSVDRPLPSRRPGVYSRPKSIELVTPMLASGR from the exons ATGCATCACCACCGTCGAAAGTCGGGCAACACGTCCATGACCGACGTCCGCAAAGCAACAGTCGGTGCATCAGACCCCAACTACAGGAAGCACTCATCCAGACCTACCACCATGACGAGAAGAATCACACCACAAAGCGCTCCAAAGCTGGGCAGGAGTCGCGAGGACAGAGAGAGGGAACTGGACGATGAGCGCTGGTGGGATGAGGAGCGGGAGAGCTTCCCGCAGTACTG CATGGTGTGCGAGAAGCAGTTCATTCCAGCCGACGACCAGAACCTCTACTGCTCAGAAAC ATGCCGGTACGATGACCAGGTTAGCGCCTCGACGGCGCCGAGCCGTGGAAGTCACCCACCTACTCAGTACCCTTTCTACTCGGGAGCTCCAGAGCCTAGAGATATCGTGCCCCGCGCCTCGCCTTCAAGGCCTAGCTCTACGCACTTTTCCCCGCCCTCAACGGCCGTAAATGCGCTCAAGGCGTCACTATACATCCGCCCACCGAGTCCCACGTCACCCATGATGGGTACCTCCCACAGCGGTGTCTGGTCGTTTGGCAGGGGCACTGCTACAAGCCCAGACAACTCGTACACGAAACCCACCTCGAGTTACTTTTCGACCACTTACGACGGGGCGTACTACGATCACTACGGCTCCTCGGTTGACAGACCCCTTCCGTCACGCAGGCCTGGTGTTTACTCCAGACCAAAGAGCATCGAACTCGTCACACCCATGCTCGCCTCCGGGAGGTAG